From Brassica rapa cultivar Chiifu-401-42 chromosome A06, CAAS_Brap_v3.01, whole genome shotgun sequence:
GGCGGAGTACGAATCGCTCATTGCCGGCCTTCGTCTTGCAAAAGCAGTCAAAGCTAAGCGACTCAGCGCGTACTGTGACTCGCAGCTCGTCGCCAGTCAGTTCAGCGGCGATTACGACGCGCGCAACGACAGGATGGACGCTTACCTCCGAGTCGTCCAATCATTAGCTAAGGAGTTCGAATTCTTCGAACTCACAAAGGTTCCACACGGAGAAaatgtgtgtgctgatgcatTGGCAGCGCTCGGAAGCAAGCTCCGCGATCAGGTCAAAAGGACTATTCCGATCCATCGGATCGAGAAACCGAGCATCGACATCTCAACGGAGGCAGCTAACTTCGTCACTACGGAGTCCGAAAAAATGCCCCAATCTCTGACTGATGACGACTCCGAAATGACAGACCAAGATCAGCCAATATCAGATTGGAGAACTGAGTTCATCCAGTATCTCACCAACGGCACGCTTCCAATTGATAAGTGGGCCGTGAGACGACTAAAGAGACGCAGCGCGCACTACGTCATCATGGAAGAGTATCTTCACCGGTAACAGCTAGCAAGGTCCTCCTCAAATGCATCTTTGGCGAGCAAACACAGTTAGTGATGGCCGAGACTCATGAAGGAGCAGGTGGCAACCACTCCGGAGGCCGAGCACTAGCCTTAAAAATTCGAAATTTAGGATTCTTCTGGCCAACATTGAATACGGACTGCGAAGCGTATGCTCGACGATGCGACAAATGCCAACGACATGCTCCGAGCATCCACAGCCCAACCGAGCTACTGCGAACTTCCGCAGCTCCTTATCCATTCATGCGATGGGGGATGGATATCATCGAACCAATGCCGAATTCCCGCAACGTTGCTTCGTGTTGGTATTAACCGACTACTTCACCAAGTGGATCGAAGCAGAAGCCTTCGCGCAGGTTACAGAGAAGGAAGTCCGCAGCTTTGTTTGGAAAAACATTATCTGTCGTCACGGCCTACCGTACGAGATTGTGACGGACAATGGATCCCAGTTTATATCTGGAAACTTCAAAGATTTCTGTAACAAGTGGAACATCCGACTAAGCCCCTCGAGACCAAGGTACCCTCAAGGAAACGAACAAGCGGAGTCCTCAAATAAGATCATCATCGACGGACTCAAGAAGCGTCTTGATCTCAAGAAGGGacactgtaacacccccgaaccgtcctaggcataggtcgacccaccggccaacaatcaaacaagaacatgaccgacggacgacccacaccaagggttggagatgaaaggcaaaccggccagccaacaatcaaacaagaacatgactgaccgtccaacccaacaccatggtccggaagcgctatgtgacgggttagggacgatccggtcagagtcacaaaatttactccacgacctcgaccagttcatccactaactcgtcccgctgcgtcaacgcacaaggcttttcaacccgtacctagaattatcgttttccgttagatcgaggcctaaggcttttcaacccgtactacgacctaacgttgtgttagaccggactagtcaaatatcagagtactcatgaagcgcatataaaacatttactttattgattcaagaaatattcatacattgaaataattcaagactggggcccggcctaatgcaaAATCAAGCCAACAAAACACATAACGCAATACCGTTTAcgaaaggcatgaaaatctacaccggcggtcctaacgtccagcaccaagctatccaatcatccttacctaaaacgacctgcaaaaaggaaaacggagttggatgagtaacctaatgttactcagtgaataATGATCcccaactaacaaatacaacccctcgctatcccaccccaaacaatctaaagcgagaggttcacctaataGCACAATTCCATAACAACAAGGAATATCTGAAATACGCAGCGGATAATAATAGCTAGATAACTAACGATATGAAATCATAACCGCTAATGACTAGCTAAACACTTAAACTCAAACTCAACTCAATCTAGGGTTCAACAACCCTCTACAGTATCTACACTATAACTAGGGCCCCATGTGACTTAGTGTTCCTCCTCTAtcctcggcaatatcctatctccctaccacaaaggccagaagaaggaactttcaaccgaacgCGGCCCACAGTACAGttgggtcaccgcgcgacagccccagTACAGTCGGGCCACTGCCGGTTGTTACACGACGATCGCGGCCCACAGTACGGTCACCACGAGACAGCCCCAGTACAGTCGGGTCACTGCCGGTCACTACCCCGTCCGTGTaaccactcagccataggccatgaccccgtctctctgagtgctctcgatccagcgaataaggtgTTTCCTTAAACCCACTGGGTACGAggtcgaggaaacactaatccacCTCAAACATGCCTAGCATGGTGGGTTACACACAAGCTATATGGCATCACAGTCTAACTCTAGAAAACTAACAACAATATCATTACTAAACAAATCAACCAGTTAGTCACTCCCTTACCAAGAGCTGACTAACCTCAAACAACAAGCAAGCATTcagcattcgctaactaaccaatcaacctaaccattagcatgctactatgattcccaagcaataactaagcatgctatcaacttaatcaactAATACTCaactattaactaatcaaaccgttactcagttagccctggcctcctgccatgatccaacttccaagtaacgggaacctgcatgaaaacaagtcagcaatcaattgatcacaactcacagtgttctttgccgataagcagctggttaatcggagaggacttggccaaaacccaattgACGACATGACTGGAGTGGACTGGACTCGACTTGGACAGAACCtcggcttcaccatgaagaaactgacacgcctcgacagactgatctggacagaaTCCTCCTTTAGCTCCTGGACAGTTCTTTGGACTTCCCGGTGTAGTATCGAgtagaacttcgactgatctgaaaccgtggaactgaactaactctggacatcacctccacttgatcatcaaaggAACTGACTGGCCTGGACGAAATcatttggacagagcttccgcctcACAATCGTATAGAATcatcgattggacggaactggccttctcggtggagtatcggtcttcagaatcgaccatactctagaTCGGCCactatctttctctctctctctctagccacGTTGACTTCCCATCCGAACTGATCTTCCTTTGATTGATcatcagttggacagaaccttcccaaggcgctgactcgaaatcagtagagaactgaCCTCGAAAACTcgctaaaactctcgaaatagctcggagtcacttgctttctttttctacttttctctcacgtttttaacttggtttggacaggtctggatgtgaagaaatgatcaggggtcgtggggtatttataggagacaccagccaatcagcttcaggttggtggcagcccgtgtgtcgcttcgcatggctccggacgcatgcgcggcggcacctcgtgctccacatggctggctgcatgtccaggacacatgcaggacgccaccactcatcccagatgtcaggcttcATGACTGTAACTCATGCAAGACGCCACCCAAGcacacacatgtcgatcagcatgcttcggttgcatgcgcggagacacctcgtgcttggccgttccacctcgtgcttctatgtGTCAAGCTGCATGTTCAGATTTCATGCACGTCGacacctcctccttgtgttgacactcagctgctgaTGTTATAGACAGAACGTCCTGGCCATATGCATAgggacacctcgagcttcttggtcgGTTTACGCGATTTTTGACCTTTCCGGCatattttcgtcccgcgatcaatccagaatatttttcttctcccgttcagatgagtttaatatttttaataaactccaatctgaAGTCTGACTTTGGCGGTAAATATTTCCCGATCCTTCGGCTTCATCGAAGACTtgcataataccgaaattagggttttagtctaatttcgggttttcccgtcgtgcttcgatcccgtcgtgcttgcttcccgtcgtgcttaagtCCCATCATGATTCCAAtgtcttcaaaataatattccgctgatacgaagttttgcggaaaacttcgtgctgaagaaacgtcattcttccaaaacgtcgagcttctaaaccgtcgtggttccaaaaatgttatgcttctaaaacgtccgtctcatcaatctaagacatcttctaactatggtcgagcaacttattcgactcatagttcactcaggatcacttcttcgcccacttcgtactttaaaacttctcgatcgatccttatcgcccgcgactcgaccaccacaaagatacttgaccactcttttttttttttaacgggtttctgcAGACactgggccgacgaactcgacgGCATCCTCTGGTCGCATCGGACGACCCCCCGAGGAGCAACAAAATCCACTCCTTTATCTCTCGCTTACGGGATGGAAgcaatggctccggccgaggtCAACGTAACAAGTCTCCGCCGATCAAAAATGCCCCAGTATGTTGAGCTTAACCAAGATATGCTGCTAGATGCCCTCGATGAACTAGAGGAGAAACGCGACCAAGCCCTCCTTCGGATCCAGAATTACCAGAATCAAATCGAGAGCTACTATAACAAGAAGGTCCGCTCGCGCCCTCTCGAGCTCGGTGATCTGGTCATGAGAAAAGTCTTCGAAAACACCAAAGAGCCCCACGCCGGAAAGCTCGGCGCGAATTGGGAAGGACCGTACAAGATCACTTGAGTCGTCAAACCAGGTGTGTACCGACTCGAGACTTCCCGCGGAGAGGCAATCCCACGAGCTTGGAACTCGATGCATCTTCATCGCTTCTACTCATAAAATGAGTAAACTTGTAAGAATGAGTAAATGATCTACATCACCCTTTACtcgtccaaaaaaaaaaaaaaaaaaaaaaaaaccgagtaGATGCACCCTATGGTCACTTCTACTCGTCCAAGTAAATGACTACCAAGTCACTTTTACTTGGGCCaaaacgaactacgaaaggcttgatcctccTCGGAGGTACGTAGGCATCCCCTCTACGGGGTCCAGccccaacaaaacaaaaaataaatcctTTTTTACTCATCTCATTTCTCCCTCGAGAAAAACAACGAGAGTAAAAATCCGAACATACGATGCTAGCCCCTTAATTCATAAGCGGCGCACGAGCACTCGTCCCGATCAATCGAACGTGTCCTGATCAGATATCGAACGAAGGGAAAAATAGAGTCCCGCGTCACCGATGCATCCCGCACTGACCGACTCATGAGCGAAATTTCCGGACCTTATCGCAAATCGAAGAATAATGAGTTGGCCGACCAAATTTCTCTCGATTACTGTGAAGCGTCCGGATACCTTTCCTCGGAAATGTATTAAAATTCTTGTCTTTATTTGTCCGACTAATCGTAAACAAGGTTAGTGGGATCAAATTAACAGGCAACGGATTATTTCGAAATCGACTAAGTCATTTACGATCATTCGTGACACACTTAAAATGAAAACACTTAGTAACGATTCAAAGTTTACGAAGAAGGAAATCTCCCGAGTACCGAACAACAAGACCCGTCCGGGCcaataatacaaaataaaataagagtTCAAAGGCTTCCAAGAGCCGAGATAAgatcaaaaagaagaaaaggaaa
This genomic window contains:
- the LOC108870460 gene encoding uncharacterized protein LOC108870460, which gives rise to MRQMPTTCSEHPQPNRATANFRSSLSIHAMGDGYHRTNAEFPQRCFVLVLTDYFTKWIEAEAFAQVTEKEVRSFVWKNIICRHGLPYEIVTDNGSQFISGNFKDFCNKWNIRLSPSRPRYPQGNEQAESSNKIIIDGLKKRLDLKKGHCNTPEPS